From Haemorhous mexicanus isolate bHaeMex1 chromosome 1, bHaeMex1.pri, whole genome shotgun sequence, one genomic window encodes:
- the TMEM200C gene encoding transmembrane protein 200C: protein MIATGGLLRISARKQDPLKPPSQLPKRKRKAKKKRKNDVVVVKGKLKLCSLSGFIALCGILVLLVGIALAVVGYWPKPSQVYREDSFGKGRHPAPQGGTHTNRSQSQGRVQAGIHLESPPGANTSTTATPGGSAPTSSSPQASAGLLFRLFSSYLHSDKLKVLGPLIMGIGIFLFICANAVLHENRDKKTKIINLRDLYSTVIDAHSLRAKDGGTPASAPLNGFVNYMQSRGLELKPGGEGLGAAAMLAKSSWPPGLGVSLSPPDLVSSPQRSSFCSPPQPPSLAEAVYSICRERAALAGRPVTSPPCSPPGSCERCSTASSIVGSSLSTFTLLPLGPSSGGGGWQKPPGEQGAQEIPRGEFELSLTDLSSSHIKGGCGARRHKLVLRRQSTSCLPDARCPLSPEPPRSPAVRRVLESSLLVEASPRYSDSLDLGGLPSSAPPAITRMDSQSSQSEPSSSNKGYSHLEEAGTSLESVANTTASKIQDCEEEPVDQMDPLKATSREQTGEQSQQTQRQYTNKEKLFMISRSHAALGLEDGELESTGI from the coding sequence ATGATTGCCACTGGAGGCCTCCTGAGGATCTCGGCCAGGAAACAGGATCCCTTGAAACCCCCGAGCCAACTCCCCAAACGCAAACGCAAGGCCAAAAAGAAGCGCAAGAATGACGTGGTGGTGGTGAAAGGCAAGCTcaagctgtgctccctctcGGGGTTCATTGCCCTCTGTGGCATCCTGGTACTGTTGGTGGGCATCgccttggctgtggtgggctACTGGccaaagcccagccaggtgtACAGAGAAGACAGCTTTGGCAAGGGCCGGCACCCAGCACCACAGGGTGGCACCCACACGAACCgctcccagagccagggaagggTGCAAGCAGGGATCCACCTGGAGTCACCCCCTGGAGCCAACACCTCCACCACTGCTACCCCTGGTGGGTCCGCCCCTACTTCCTCATCCCCCCAGGCCTCAGCGGGTCTCCTTTTCCGTCTTTTCTCGAGCTACTTGCATTCGGACAAGCTGAAGGTGCTGGGCCCTCTGATCATGGGTATCGGCATCTTCCTCTTCATCTGCGCCAATGCGGTGCTGCATGAAAACCGCGACAAGAAGACCAAGATCATCAACCTGCGTGACCTCTACTCCACCGTCATCGATGCCCACAGCCTGCGGGCCAAGGATGGAGGCACCCCGGCCTCAGCCCCTCTCAATGGCTTTGTCAACTACATGCAGTCCCGGGGCCTGGAGCTAAAGCCTGGTGGGGAAGgcctgggtgctgcagccatGCTGGCCAAGAGCTCGTGGCCACCAGGACTGGGTGTCTCCCTTTCCCCACCGGATCTGGTGTCCTCACCGCAGCGTTCCTCCTTCTGCAGCCCACCACagcctcccagcctggctgaggctgTGTACAGCATCTGCCGGGAGCGTGCTGCCCTTGCTGGCCGCCCTGTCAccagcccaccctgcagcccacCGGGCAGCTGTGAGcggtgcagcacagccagctccatcGTCGGCTCTTCACTGAGCACCTtcaccctcctgcccctggggcCAAGCAGTGGAGGGGGAGGCTGGCAGAAACCACCTGGTGAGCAGGGAGCCCAGGAGATCCCACGGGGGGAGTTTGAACTGAGCCTAACCgacctcagcagcagccacatcaAGGGAGGCTGTGGCGCCAGGAGGCACAAGCTGGTTCTCCGGCGGCAGAGCACCAGCTGCTTGCCCGATGCCAGGTGTCCCCTTTCCCCTGAGCCGCCTCGGTCACCAGCTGTCAGGAGGGTCCTGGAATCCAGCCTCTTGGTAGAGGCATCTCCTAGATACTCTGACTCTCTAGATCTGGGAGGATTGCCCtcttcagctcctcctgccatcACCAGGATGgactcccagagctcccagtcTGAGCCTTCCAGCAGCAATAAGGGCTACAGCCACTTGGAGGAGGCAGGCACCTCCTTGGAGTCAGTTGCCAACACCACAGCCAGTAAAATTCAGGACTGTGAGGAGGAACCAGTTGATCAGATGGATCCCCTCAAGGCTACCAGCAGAGAACAAACAGGGGAGCAATCCCAGCAAACTCAAAGACAGTACACAAATAAAGAGAAACTCTTTATGATTTCTAGGTCACATGCTGCATTAGGGCTGGAGGATGGGGAACTGGAGAGTACGGGCATCTAA